The following coding sequences are from one Triticum aestivum cultivar Chinese Spring chromosome 5A, IWGSC CS RefSeq v2.1, whole genome shotgun sequence window:
- the LOC123101923 gene encoding vesicle-associated membrane protein 721, with the protein MAPQGKGEGEGGQKMTMIYAMVARGTMVVAEHTAYTGNFRDIAAQCLHKLPAGDSRFTYTCDGHAFTFLLHQGYAYCVVATESAGREVPLAFLERIKEEFNKRYAGGKAATATANSLTKDFGPRLKEQMQYCMDHPEEVSRLSKVQAQVSEVKGIMMENIDKVIDRGEQIEGLVTRTEQLHDHALDFRTEGTRIRRRMWYQNMKIKLIVAGIVVAIILIIVLSICHRDHCKS; encoded by the exons ATGGCGCcgcaggggaagggggagggggagggtgggCAGAAGATGACGATGATCTACGCGATGGTGGCGCGGGGCACGATGGTGGTGGCGGAGCACACGGCGTACACGGGCAACTTCCGGGACATCGCCGCGCAGTGCCTGCACAAGCTCCCCGCCGGCGACAGCCGCTTCACCTACACCTGCGACGGCCACGCCTTCACCTTCCTCCTCCACCAGGGCTACG CCTACTGCGTGGTGGCGACGGAGTCGGCGGggcgcgaggtgcccctcgccttccTGGAGAGGATCAAGGAGGAGTTCAACAAGCGGTACGCCGGTGGCAAGGCCGCCACCGCCACAGCCAACAGCCTCACCAAAGATTTCGG GCCGAGGCTGAAGGAGCAGATGCAGTACTGCATGGATCACCCGGAGGAGGTGAGCAGGCTGTCTAAGGTGCAGGCCCAGGTCTCCGAGGTCAAGGGCATCATGATGGAAAACATCGACAAG GTGATTGATCGCGGGGAGCAGATCGAGGGCCTGGTGACGAGGACCGAGCAGCTCCACGACCACGCCTTGGATTTCAGGACCGAGGGCACGCGCATCCGCCGCAGGATGTGGTACCAGAACATGAAGATCAAGCtcatcgtcgccggcatcgtcgtcgccatcatcctcatcatcgtcctctcCATCTGCCATAGGGACCACTGCAAGTCCTAA
- the LOC123101924 gene encoding beta-glucuronosyltransferase GlcAT14B yields MKPIVVHAAAVDRRWLLPLAVGSALSLFLLVLLTTVPFPFFPSSSPSPALFVEHKLAPTPPASRAAGSLPRIAYVISGSAKDASALRRVLLALYHPRNLYVLHLDAEAPESDRRDLAAGLAAHPVIAAAGNVRVVERANLVTYRGPTMVASTLHAAAALLWGHSGAGGSDWDWFINLSASDYPLVTQDDLIHVFSKLPRDLNFIDHTSNIGWKEFQRAKPVIIDPGLYMKKKADVFWIPQRRSVPTAFKLFTGSAWMALSRSLVEYSIWGWDNLPRTVLMYYSNFISSPEGYFHTVVCNAEEFKNTTVNHDLHYISWDNPPKQHPHYLTMDDLDRMIASDAPFARKFHADEPVLDRIDAELLSRHAGPDAPTPGGWCAGTGDNGSDPCSVVGNTSFLQPGRGAVRLQRLVTSLLSDEKFHPRQCK; encoded by the exons atgaAGCCCATCGTCGTCCACGCCGCCGCCGTGGACCGCCGGTGGCTGCTCCCTCTGGCCGTCGGCTCCGCGCTGTcgctcttcctcctcgtcctcctcaccACCGTCCCTTTCCccttcttcccctcctcctcgccctccccgGCGCTCTTCGTCGAGCACAAGCTCGCCCCGACCCCgccggcctcccgcgccgccggatCCCTCCCCCGCATCGCCTACGTCATCTCCGGATCCGCCAAGGACGCCTCCGCGCTCCGCCGCGTCCTCCTCGCGCTCTACCACCCCAGGAACCTCTACGTCCTGCACCTAGATGCGGAGGCGCCGGAGTCCGACCGCCGGGACCTCGCCGCCGGCCTCGCGGCGCACCCCGTCATAGCCGCCGCCGGCAACGTCCGCGTCGTCGAGCGGGCCAACCTCGTCACCTACCGCGGGCCCACCATGGTCGCCAGCACCCTGCACGCCGCCGCGGCCCTCCTCTGGGGCCACTCCGGCGCCGGCGGGTCCGACTGGGACTGGTTCATCAACCTCTCCGCCTCCGACTACCCGCTCGTCACGCAGGACG ATCTGATCCATGTCTTCTCCAAGCTGCCGCGCGATCTCAACTTCATCGACCACACCAGCAACATCGGATGGAAGGA GTTTCAGAGGGCGAAGCCGGTCATCATCGACCCAGGGCTCTACATGAAGAAGAAGGCTGACGTGTTCTGGATACCACAGCGCCGGAGCGTGCCAACAGCCTTCAAGCTCTTCACCG GTTCAGCCTGGATGGCGCTGTCCAGGTCGCTGGTCGAGTACAGCATATGGGGCTGGGACAACCTTCCCCGCACCGTCCTCATGTACTACTCCAACTTCATCTCCTCCCCAGAGGGCTACTTCCACACCGTTGTCTGCAACGCGGAGGAGTTCAAGAACACGACGGTGAACCACGACCTGCACTACATCTCGTGGGACAACCCCCCGAAGCAGCACCCACACTACCTCACGATGGACGACCTGGATCGTATGATCGCCAGCGACGCGCCCTTCGCCCGCAAGTTCCACGCGGACGAGCCCGTGCTCGACCGGATCGACGCGGAGCTCCTGTCCCGCCACGCCGGCCCGGACGCGCCCACGCCCGGAGGCTGGTGCGCGGGGACAGGGGACAACGGGAGCGACCCCTGCTCGGTCGTCGGGAACACCAGCTTTCTTCAGCCTGGCCGTGGGGCCGTGCGGCTCCAGCGGCTCGTCACGTCGCTCCTGTCAGACGAGAAGTTCCACCCGCGGCAGTGCAAGTGA
- the LOC123101925 gene encoding puroindoline-B-like, whose protein sequence is MKIFFLLAFLALVVNTAIAQYAEVPSPAARAPTADGSGEWVAIAPSASGSENCEEEQPKLDSCSDYVMDRCVTKDMPLSWVFPQTWGKRSCEEVQNQCCQQLRQTTPRCRCKAIWTSIQGDLSGFKGLQQGLEAKMVQTAKSLPSKCNIDPKYCNIPITSGYYW, encoded by the coding sequence ATGAAGATCTTCTTCCTCCTAGCTTTCCTTGCTCTGGTAGTGAACACTGCTATTGCGCAATATGCGGAAGTTCCCAGCCCAGCTGCGCGAGCTCCCACCGCGGATGGTTCTGGGGAATGGGTTGCGATAGCACCTAGTGCGAGTGGTTCTGAGAATTGCGAGGAAGAGCAGCCAAAGCTAGACTCTTGCAGCGATTATGTTATGGATCGGTGTGTGACGAAGGATATGCCGCTCTCTTGGGTCTTTCCTCAGACTTGGGGGAAGAGAAGTTGTGAGGAGGTCCAAAACCAGTGTTGTCAGCAATTGAGGCAAACGACGCCGCGTTGCCGCTGCAAGGCTATATGGACATCAATCCAAGGCGATCTAAGTGGCTTCAAGGGCCTTCAACAAGGTCTGGAAGCCAAAATGGTGCAGACGGCCAAGAGCCTTCCCTCCAAGTGCAACATTGATCCAAAATACTGCAACATCCCCATCACTAGTGGATATTACTGGTGA
- the LOC123101926 gene encoding protein NUCLEAR FUSION DEFECTIVE 4: MAARTRWSALAASALIQCFAGGSYCFGVYSPALKASQGYDQSALDAVAFFKDVGANVGVLSGLLAAWAPAGGRRRPWVVLLTGAALCAAGYLPMWLAVAGVVPAPLPLVCLYMLLAAQAQTFMNTADVVTAVENFPDRRGTVIGIMKGFLGLSGAILVQVQRTLHIDPGSFILMLAILPTAIALLLMYFVDVHSAHQRYNKKFLDAFSLMAVTVAGFLMVVIICDQVFMISSAGQSVCFAILLLLIMSPVTIVVRAQRSESKQREEPTSEEQTGLLLHEETAQQDSENASSSTPLVGSNNQDMSSDKAENLNVVQAMCKLDFWLLFLAMACGMGSGLATVNNISQIGGSLGYTSRETSTLVSLWSIWNFSGRFGAGYVSDHFLRSRGLGRPFFIAATLLVMGVGHAIISSGFHASLYVGSVLVGLCYGSQWALMPSITSEIFGLNHFGTIFNTVAVASPVGSYILSVRVVGFIYDKESPQGELACAGKHCFALSFLIMACVCVFGSAVAFVLFIRTRKFYRRVIYARLLPFVDK; the protein is encoded by the exons atggcggccagGACGCGGTGGTCGGCGCTGGCGGCGAGCGCTCTGATCCAGTGCTTCGCGGGGGGCAGCTACTGCTTCGGCGTCTACTCGCCGGCGCTCAAGGCGTCGCAGGGCTACGACCAGTCCGCGCTcgacgccgtcgccttcttcaagGACGTCGGCGCCAACGTCGGGGTCCTCTCGGGCCTCCTCGCCGCGTGGGCGCCCGCGGGAGGGCGCCGACGCCCCTGGGTCGTCCTCCTCACCGGCGCCGCTCTCTGCGCCGCAGGGTACCTCCCCATGTGGCTCGCCGTCGCGGGTGTCGTGCCCGCCCCGCTCCCGCTCGTCTGCCTCTACATGCTGCTCGCCGCGCAGGCGCAGACCTTCATGAACACGGCCGATGTCGTCACCGCCGTCGAGAACTTCCCCGACCGCCGCGGCACCGTCATCGGCATCATGAAG GGTTTTCTAGGCTTGAGCGGCGCAATACTGGTCCAAGTACAGCGCACTCTCCATATTGATCCCGGCAGTTTCATACTTATGCTGGCAATACTACCCACAGCCATCGCGTTGCTGCTCATGTACTTTGTCGACGTCCACAGCGCTCATCAGCGGTACAACAAGAAGTTCCTCGATGCTTTCTCTCTCATGGCCGTTACTGTTGCTGGGTTCCTGATGGTTGTCATAATCTGCGACCAAGTTTTCATGATAAGTTCAGCTGGGCAGAGTGTTTGCTTCGCGATACTCTTGCTGCTGATCATGTCTCCAGTGACTATTGTTGTAAGGGCTCAGAGGTCCGAATCGAAGCAGCGAGAAGAACCAACGTCGGAAGAACAAACTGGTTTACTTCTTCATGAGGAAACGGCGCAGCAGGATTCAGAGAACGCCAGCTCTAGCACACCGCTTGTGGGATCTAATAATCAGGACATGTCGTCGGACAAAGCAGAGAACCTGAACGTGGTGCAGGCCATGTGCAAACTCGACTTCTGGCTGCTCTTCCTTGCGATGGCCTGCGGAATGGGCTCGGGGTTGGCCACGGTGAACAACATCAGCCAGATCGGGGGCTCTCTGGGCTACACGAGCAGGGAGACCAGCACTCTGGTGTCCCTATGGAGCATCTGGAACTTCTCAGGGAGGTTCGGCGCAGGCTACGTCTCCGACCACTTCCTCCGGTCGCGAGGACTGGGCAGGCCTTTCTTCATAGCAGCGACGCTTCTGGTCATGGGTGTAGGCCATGCCATCATCTCCTCCGGTTTCCACGCATCGCTCTACGTCGGCTCGGTCCTTGTCGGCTTGTGCTACGGGTCTCAGTGGGCTTTGATGCCGAGCATAACTTCAGAGATATTCGGGCTAAACCATTTTGGCACCATCTTCAACACGGTGGCCGTCGCGAGCCCTGTTGGCTCTTACATCCTCTCGGTGCGCGTGGTCGGGTTCATTTATGACAAGGAGTCACCGCAAGGTGAGCTTGCCTGTGCCGGTAAGCACTGCTTCGCACTCTCCTTCCTGATCATGGCATGCGTCTGTGTCTTCGGGTCTGCCGTAGCATTTGTATTGTTCATCAGAACAAGGAAGTTTTATAGACGGGTCATATATGCCAGACTGCTCCCTTTTGTAGATAAATGA
- the LOC123101929 gene encoding AAA-ATPase ASD, mitochondrial, producing the protein MVAMVERWAGLGSAMASIIFLWSMVQNHVPVTLRLYLTTWAAKLAACFSPYLQITILENSAGRFQQSEFFYAVEAYLSDACASRARRLKAELGSDSSNLQVSVDDHEEVTDEFSGVTLWWYASKKHSKGNVISFYPGEDERRFYQVVFHRSHRDLVVGSYLPFVLAEGRTVIVKNRQRRLFTNCGGRRRRYLRNSVWDYVKFEHPATFDTLAMDTDQKEAIMDDLIAFKDGKEYYTKVGKAWKRGYLLYGPPGTGKSTMIAAMANFLDYDVYDLELTSVKNNTELRKLFIEMTSKSIIVIEDIDCSIDLTGKRRKGKKASSNKDSDNEYEADPTEPQKDDESKVTLSGLLNFIDGLWSASGGERIIIFTTNHKEKLDPALIRRGRMDKHIEMSYCRFEGFKVLAKNYLDIVEHVLFGEIQQLLEETDMSPADVAENLMPVSKKKKKDPNMCLAGLIAALKQAKKDAVEAAAAAKAKEEEEAEAKKAKEKEEPKEDK; encoded by the coding sequence ATGGTGGCGATGGTGGAGAGATGGGCGGGGTTGGGGTCGGCCATGGCCAGCATCATCTTCCTCTGGTCCATGGTGCAGAACCACGTCCCGGTCACCCTCCGCCTCTACCTCACCACCTGGGCCGCCAAGCTCGCCGCCTGCTTCAGCCCATACCTCCAGATCACCATCTTGGAGAACAGCGCCGGGCGCTTTCAGCAAAGCGAGTTCTTCTACGCCGTCGAGGCCTACCTCAGCGACGCGTGCGCCAGCCGCGCCCGCAGGCTCAAGGCCGAGCTCGGGAGCGACAGCAGTAACCTGCAGGTCTCCGTGGACGACCATGAGGAGGTCACCGATGAGTTCTCTGGTGTGACTCTCTGGTGGTATGCCTCCAAGAAGCATTCCAAGGGGAATGTCATCAGCTTCTACCCTGGCGAGGACGAGAGACGCTTCTACCAGGTCGTCTTCCACAGGAGCCACCGTGACCTCGTCGTCGGCTCCTACTTGCCCTTCGTCCTCGCCGAGGGCCGCACCGTCATCGTCAAGAACCGCCAGCGCCGCCTCTTCACCAACTGCGGTGGTAGACGGAGGCGCTACCTTCGCAATAGCGTCTGGGACTATGTTAAGTTTGAACACCCGGCCACGTTCGACACGCTTGCCATGGACACTGACCAAAAGGAGGCCATCATGGACGACCTCATTGCGTTCAAGGATGGCAAGGAGTACTACACAAAGGTCGGCAAGGCATGGAAGCGGGGGTACCTATTGTACGGCCCGCCCGGCACCGGCAAGTCCACAATGATCGCCGCCATGGCCAATTTCCTTGATTACGACGTCTACGACCTCGAGCTTACGTCGGTCAAGAACAATACCGAGCTGCGAAAGCTCTTCATCGAGATGACAAGCAAGTCCATCATCGTCATCGAGGACATCGATTGCTCCATTGACCTCACTGGTAAGCGCCGCAAGGGCAAGAAGGCCTCGAGTAACAAGGACTCTGACAATGAATATGAAGCGGACCCGACGGAGCCACAGAAGGACGATGAAAGCAAGGTGACACTCTCAGGCCTACTCAACTTCATCGACGGGCTATGGTCGGCAAGCGGCGGTGAGcggatcatcatcttcaccaccaacCATAAGGAGAAGCTGGACCCGGCGCTAATCCGGCGGGGTAGGATGGACAAGCACATCGAGATGTCCTATTGCCGCTTCGAGGGCTTCAAGGTGCTCGCCAAAAACTACCTAGACATCGTCGAGCATGTGTTGTTTGGCGAGATCCAGCAGCTACTCGAAGAGACCGACATGTCACCAGCCGACGTGGCAGAGAACCTGATGCCCGtgtcaaagaagaaaaagaaggaccCGAACATGTGCTTGGCAGGCCTCATTGCGGCGCTCAAACAGGCCAAGAAAGACGCCGTCGAGGCTGCGGCAGCGgcaaaggcgaaggaggaagaggaggcagaAGCAAAGAAAGCCAAGGAGAAAGAGGAACCCAAGGAAGACAAATGA